Part of the Anopheles coluzzii chromosome 3, AcolN3, whole genome shotgun sequence genome is shown below.
ACCATCTCCACGATACCTTTTAAAATGCTTGCATCGTACCGCCGATCCGGTTTGGCTTGAATGAGTTTTTGTGGGAGACGTTCGTCCCTCGCTCCGTTCCGTACGTCCAATAGCGAAGCGTGTGAGCAAAGGTTTGTTTCGGGATCGATTTCACAGTCAAATCCTTCGTCGGAATAGTCACCGTTGAACAATTCCTGGTTCCAGTTGGCGGTAGTGGGTGTGATCGGGGAAGGAGTTGTAGTTCTTCTTGTCGATGAAGTTGGTTGAGGAGTAGTGAATCGTGGCGTTTGGGTTGTGGACCGTGACCAGGGCGGTAATGTGTAAACTGGCTGTTTTGTGGTAGTTTCTGATCGGGTGTCATTCTCGCAGGTACAGTTGCTTCTGATCATATGTCCTGGAAAAGTGTAGAGaagtgaaattgaaaacaaattgtCGATCATTGCGGCCTTGTTTTCCCTGTATACTTACGAAACACATGAAACTGGATCGTGTTCTTTAGCACTCCTCCATCGGTAAAACCCATGTAGGTTGTTAGGTTTAACGCGTCACCCGGCTTGATGATCACCTCCGTATCGCGCACAATGTACTTCCCGTACACCAGCTCCGTCGCGTTCTGCACCACGTCCGGCGTATCTCCGCCCGGGTTGTTGATGTACAGCTCGAACGCAAAGTATTGCGATGTAGCGTTCAGCCTTTGGATGGAGAGCTCAATACCTTTCGGGCTGTAGATCTCGATGTTTGGGTGCGGTGTCCAGTGGTGCGGGCGTCGATGCCCGTGtccgtgatgatgatgatggtcatGGCGGCCATGGTGGCGACGGCCATATCCATGGCTGAACACTTGCTGGCAGATCACCGCAAAAAGCACCACCGTACACAGCGCTGCAGTGAGCGATCGAGACATCTTGCTGGAAAGGTTGCACGCTTGAGACTGCGGTAGGTTGATCAGCGTGCAGCTGTTATAGCAGCATCTCGTTGCGTACTTATCGCTTCATAGTTCAGTATTGGTGATAACCCTAACTGAATACACTCAGTGAGCAAATTGTTTGGAGAGAGCTGAACGTGTGTGACGTGCGAAGATGATTCATGGGCGAGAAGTTTCCGCGAGAAGTTCCCCAGTTTGTTATGCGCATCAACAATGTGGCAGCATAATTAAGCACAATTGGCAATTGGTGCTCACTGTTGGGTCGTTGTTTTGCTAATTGAAGTGTGGAGGGTACGAGCACAAaggaagcagcaaaacaatgaTAACTTTCTGTTTATTTGCAGCAACATTATTCAAACCATAAATTCATACAGCGTATGGTAGATTTCCCACCAGACATTTGCTTATTTACAGCAGCAAGAGCAACAAGAATATGATAAAACATACACGAAaagcattgcaaaaatggaatgAATACATTCGCAAACAGCATGTTCACAACGAGGCACGGCAAAGTTTCATGaattcattttgaaaaattaatatCCCGACAtgctttttcacttttttttgttgttcataTCGCTACATTTCTAATCAAATTATAAAGTTGGAAATCAATCGCATtcaaactttcgtgtcgggcACGCGAAAAGTATGTGAATGTTTTAAGCCATTTCGATTGGTACGGTTACCAGTGCTTTGGGTGTTCGTATGTGTACATTTATGTTCGTACATGCATATGGTCGACAACCAACATTGGTTGAGCAATCTAGAATGCAGAAAACTTGCATGACCAAACTTTTGGCCTCATTCCCCCCGGGATGTCTTTCGTtgatttttgctgttttttttgcatagtACAGGGAGCAATATTTGATGGTAGGCGTACAAGTAACACCGTTAACTTTCAGCACAGTTTACCTGGTTTAGCAGCATTTTTcgttggattttgttttacatattCAAATGAAAAGGAACTTGACTGATGAATTGATTATAATGTTCATAAACAGTTTTCGAATGTGATTTTTGAGGCTAAAGATTAAAATGGAGAAGTTTTTAAAGTTTGAACAACATAATACTAGACATCGTTTAGATTAATTTTTactaatttatgttttattctatgcataattttttttgctggattGGGCAATGATGCAAATCAATTTGccgttttgaaattttaattataaatgtGTTGAAGCAAGTAATGCATGTGAATTCGTATCATACGTTATAGTGTTACTGTATAGGTATAAGGTTAGCAGGATTTTTGTAATAGAATGTAAGTTTAATAAAGCAGTCTTAATCAAACCACCAAGCGATGTACTCGAGCTTCATCAATACACAGCAGTTACACAATATATAACAGAGCATTAAACAATATATAGTTAactataatttaaaataacattATAGCTAATCTTAACAATGTATTAAGAAGGAAGAAGATGGAAAAAATAGAAGGAAGAAAGAGCAAAATAACAATAAGAGGACcaacatagaagaaaaaagagaaaaagaaaggagacaaagaaagaaagaaaaataaaaacaaaattgaaggAATAGATAAGAAACGTATATAAATAAAGATGAATCACACCAAAAAGTAGCTTTATTAATATTGAACATTCAGAacacaaatgcaaacaaaacaagagtACGATGGCggtgaaaataaaagaaaaaaagaaaagaaatatcGTACAATAATTAATAATAGATTGCAAACCTTCAGGAGTTTGAATGGACAACAGATAAATGTAAAAATGCTAGTAGAACAATACATCTttggttcttcttttttaatagcaaaataaaacgtaAAACCATGCCAATAGAATGCGAAAACAAGTTGAAATAAAACCAGTACACAGATAAAATATTCAGATGTATAATCCTGATGCTGAAcgtgttgatgttgttgtctGTTAATAATCAAGATCAAATACTGATTGCAACATTCTCAGCAATTTACCGACTCTAGCACCGATCGATCCCCCGAATATCACAGAACGAGAAAAGCTTTCACCAGTCGGAACTATTTCCAAACTGCCTATCAAAACTATCAAATTTCTCATCTAGCAAATGTTATATTTCTGCTCGCACCCGGCCAGCACCAGTGCGTAAAGATCAAGATACACAGCATTCCCATTTGCGCAGCAGGGCTCCAGCACTtcgaaaaataacaaacttgACAGGCCCATTTCAGAGGTGGGGGGAGGCCTGTAGACAAAATGAGCATCTCGCCTAATGGAACTCCGTAAgccacaaaaaacacaaaaaagcttcctCCACAACCGAGCAGACATGTAGGGGTATATTAAAACACGGGAAGGGCGTACAGTTGCGGGGAATATGACAGATCAATTTCGTTTTGATTGCACCAGACACAGTGAAATAATTTTCATCCCAGTGCCGGGCCCCGTCGATGCCGTTTCGGCTTGGTGGCTGCGGCAAAGCCGGCTGAGGCGGATGGCGGAGGCAGGGGGacaaaaacattttcatttcaccAGCCGGCAAAACATGCTCTCTCTCTACGGCAGTTGGGCCCACGACAGAAACGCTCCTCTGTGGTCGGTTCCTTCAAGAAGTCAACGGGCGAAAGCATGTGTGTAAGGAACATGACGCTGTTACCGGGGAGATGGAGGGTGGTAAAACACACCCAAGAACATGGCAATGTTATTTCGCAATTCTcagctcttttttctctctttcttcccatTCCTTCTACccgttgctgttgctattACTGCTCCTGTTGTTGCGCAGTGGCTGCTGTATGGTATGGTATGGTGCGGCTGCCCACTCCGTTGTTCATCTTGTTGCGGGTGTGCTTTGAAGAATTATGCCATAAAAGTTTCACATTTCTTCCCAGAGAaaatgggaggggggggggggggggactcgGCTGCTTTTGGGAGTGCAGGAGATGGGGAAAATCCACCCGGTTGTCTAGATCTAGCCGGGTGGAATGATGATGCAGtttatttgcaaacaaattCGACGATGTACCGGGCACAGGGGGAGGtggcaacaaaaactcatTCCATTGCTACATTAGAACAGTGGCAGAACAACTCGTGAGACGTGGCCGGTTTATGCAGGCTGCGGTTATTTAACATGAAGCACACAAGAAGA
Proteins encoded:
- the LOC120958777 gene encoding uncharacterized protein LOC120958777: MSRSLTAALCTVVLFAVICQQVFSHGYGRRHHGRHDHHHHHGHGHRRPHHWTPHPNIEIYSPKGIELSIQRLNATSQYFAFELYINNPGGDTPDVVQNATELVYGKYIVRDTEVIIKPGDALNLTTYMGFTDGGVLKNTIQFHVFRHMIRSNCTCENDTRSETTTKQPVYTLPPWSRSTTQTPRFTTPQPTSSTRRTTTPSPITPTTANWNQELFNGDYSDEGFDCEIDPETNLCSHASLLDVRNGARDERLPQKLIQAKPDRRYDASILKGIVEMVSEQCATKPRTNLLTLKSPEDSYDTSIDWRGYVQTVLKQSPKLARVADSALVGASPNGKVIVFEMDTLLHKLLVLYQAREAGMTSVRDYDDVGKKY